One Colius striatus isolate bColStr4 chromosome 10, bColStr4.1.hap1, whole genome shotgun sequence genomic region harbors:
- the RASAL2 gene encoding ras GTPase-activating protein nGAP isoform X10, whose product MYLLQQFLQASAEPSYMGMIAPRKYSARALPSEVPAERSPRRRSISGTSTSEKTNPMDVSNTSPFKVPGFFSKRLKGSIKRTKSQSKLDRNTSFRLPSLRNADDRSRGLPKLKESRSHESLLSPGSAVEALDLGSEEKVVIKPLHSSILGQDFCFEVTYSSGSKCFSCSSAAERDMWMENLRRTVQPNKDNCRRAENVLRLWIIEAKDLVPKKKYFCELCLDDTLFARTTSKVKADNIFWGEHFEFYSLPPLHSITVHIYKDVEKKKKKDKNNYVGLVNIPMASVTSRQFVEKWYPVSTPTPNKGKSGGPSIRIKSRYQTITILPMEQYKEFAEFITSNYTTLCSVLEPVISVRNKEEMACALVHILQSTGRAKDFLTDLVMSEVDRCGEHDVLIFRENTLATKAIEEYLKLVGQKYLHDALGEFIKALYESDENCEVDPSKCLPNELTDHQSNLKMCCELAFCKIINSYCVFPRELKEVFASWKQQCLSRGKQDISERLISASLFLRFLCPAIMSPSLFNLMQEYPDDRTSRTLTLIAKVIQNLANFAKFGTKEEYMAFMNDFLEHEWGGMKRFLLEISNPECVSNMPGFEGYIDLGRELSVLHSLLWEVVSQLDKGENSFLQATVAKLGPLPRILADITKSMTNPTPIQQQLRRFTEHNSSPNVSGSLSSGLQKIFEDPTDGDLHKLKSPTQENIDGYFRGKTLLLVQQASTQSMTYSDKDEKESILPNGRSISLMDLQDTHTTHGDHASIMHDVPLCLAGSQVSVTQVATIKQLWETQSTPQSAPQVRRPLHPALNQQGTLQPLSFQNPVYHLNNPTLPLPKASVDSSLENLSTASSQSQSNSEDLKLSGPSNSSMEDFTKRSTQSEDFSRRHAGADKHVPMALPRQNCSSHAQIRKVDQGGLGARAKAPPSLPHSASLRSTGSMSAMSGAAVAEPLQNGSRSRQQSSSSRESPVPKVRAIQRQQTQQVQSPVDSATMSPVERTAAWVLNNGQYEEVEEDTEQNPDEVKHAEKYEQEIAKLKERLKVSSRRLEEYERRLLVQEQQMQKLLTEYKSRLEESEEKLRRQQEEKDSQMKSIISRLMAVEEELKKDHAEMQAVIDAKQKIIDAQVINGDEIIQTGEADRVAGLGQQAADGCPDAGEGALQRASAQWHLPHQPHQAFHHGEW is encoded by the exons GTCACGTGGATTGCCAAAACTGAAAGAGTCCCGTTCCCATGAGTCTTTACTGAGCCCAGGCAGCGCCGTGGAGGCCCTGGATCTCGGGTCAGAAGAAAAAGTCGTTATCAAACCGCTTCACAGCAGTATCCTTGGACAAGACTTCTGCTTTGAG GTAACCTACTCCAGTGGCAGTAAATGCTTCAGTTGTTCctctgcagcagagagggacatgTGGATGGAAAACCTACGTAGGACAGTGCAGCCAAATAAG GACAATTGCCGTCGAGCTGAAAATGTGCTCCGTCTCTGGATCATTGAGGCGAAGGACCTGGTTCCCAAGAAGAAATACTTCTGTGAGCTGTGCCTTGATGACACTCTCTTTGCCCGCACCACCagcaaagtaaaagcagataACATTTTCTGGGGAGAGCACTTTGAGTTCTACAGTCTCCCACCTCTTCACAGCATTACAGTTCACATCTACAAGGAtgtagagaagaaaaagaaaaaggacaaaaataattACGTGGGCCTGGTCAACATTCCCATGGCCAGTGTAACCAGTCGCCAGTTTGTGGAAAAATGGTACCCAGTCAGCACACCTACACCCAACAAAGGGAAATCAGGGGGACCTTCCATTCGGATAAAGTCCCGTTATCAGACCATCACCATCTTGCCCATGGAGCAATACAAAGAATTTGCAGAGTTTATTACCAGCAACTACACTACCCTGTGCTCTGTGCTGGAACCCGTGATCAGCGTAAGGAATAAGGAAGAGATGGCTTGTGCTTTGGTGCACATTCTTCAGAGCACTGGGAGAGCCAAG GACTTCCTGACGGACTTGGTGATGTCTGAGGTAGATCGTTGTGGGGAGCATGATGTCTTGATCTTCAGGGAGAACACGCTTGCTACCAAAGCTATTGAGGAATACTTAAAGTTGGTAGGACAgaagtatcttcatgatgcacTAG GGGAGTTTATCAAGGCCTTGTATGAGTCAGATGAAAACTGTGAAGTGGATCCCAGCAAATGTTTACCCAATGAATTAACAGATCATCAGAGCAACCTGAAAATGTGTTGTGAGCTGGCCTTCTGCAAGATTATCAATTCTTACTG CGTATTCCCTCGTGAGCTGAAGGAGGTCTTTGCATCTTGGAAGCAGCAGTGCCTGAGCAGGGGCAAGCAGGACATCAGCGAACGCCTGATCAGTGCCTCCCTCTTCCTCCGCTTCCTGTGCCCTGCTATCATGTCCCCCAGCCTCTTCAATCTCATGCAGGAGTACCCTGACGACCGGACATCTCGCACACTCACACTTATTGCCAAAGTCATTCAGAATCTCGCCAATTTTGCTAA GTTTGGTACTAAGGAAGAGTATATGGCTTTCATGAATGACTTTTTGGAACACGAATGGGGAGGAATGAAGCGTTTTCTGCTGGAAATCTCTAATCCAGAATGCGTATCAAACATGCCTGGATTTGAGGGTTACATCGACCTGGGCAGAGAGCTCTCAGTTTTGCATTCGCTCTTATGGGAGGTTGTGTCTCAACTTGATAAG GGTGAAAATTCCTTCCTACAGGCGACCGTGGCAAAACTGGGACCTCTTCCTCGTATCCTTGCTGATATCACCAAATCAATGACCAACCCTACGCCaatacagcagcagctgaggcgTTTCACTGAGCACAACTCTAGTCCAAACGTCAGTGGCAGTCTCTCCTCAGGGCTTCAGAAGATATTTGAGGACCCCACTGATGG TGACTTGCATAAACTGAAGTCTCCAACCCAGGAAAACATAGATGGATACTTTAGGGGCAAGACCTTACTGTTGGTTCAGCAGGCATCCACACAGAGCATGACTTATTCGGATAAGGACGAAAAGGAAAGCATCCTGCCCAATGGACGTAGTATCTCTCTCATGGACCTCCAAGATACTCACACGACTCACGGCGACCATGCTTCTATTATGCACGACGTGCCTTTGTGCTTGGCCGGCAGCCAGGTCTCTGTCACACAGGTGGCAACCATCAAACAGCTGTGGGAAACTCAGAGCACGCCTCAGAGTGCTCCCCAGGTGAGAAGGCCTCTGCACCCGGCTTTGAACCAACAAGGCACCCTCCAGCCTCTGTCATTCCAGAACCCAGTTTACCATCTCAACAACCCGACCCTGCCGCTGCCCAAGGCCTCTGTGGATTCCAGCCTGGAGAACCTGagcactgccagctcccagAGCCAAAGCAACAGCGAAGACTTGAAACTCAGCGGccccagcaacagcagcatggAGGACTTCACCAAGCGCAGCACGCAGAGCGAGGACTTTTCCCGGCGCCACGCCGGAGCAGACAAGCACGTGCCCATGGCGCTGCCCCGCCAGAACTGCAGCAGCCACGCACAGATCCGCAAGGTGGACCAGGGCGGGCTGGGGGCCCGGGCCAAAGCGCCACCGTCGCTGCCGCACAGCGCGTCCCTGCGCAGCACCGGCAGCATGTCCGCCATGTCAGGGGCCGCGGTGGCCGAGCCCCTGCAGAACGGCAGCCGCTCCCGGCAGCAGTCCTCGTCCTCCAGAGAGAGCCCTGTCCCGAAGGTGAGGGCAATCCAGAGGCAGCAGACGCAGCAG GTTCAGTCGCCTGTGGACTCTGCCACCATGTCACCAGTGGAAAGGACAGCTGCGTGGGTTCTCAACAATGGACAGTATGAAGAAGTAGAGGAGGACACAGAGCAGAATCCAGATGAAGTCAAACATGCTGAGAAG TATGAACAAGAGATAGCGAAGCTGAAGGAGCGCCTGAAGGTGTCAAGTCGCCGCCTGGAAGAGTACGAGCGTCGGCTCCTGGTGCAAGAGCAGCAGATGCAGAAACTGCTGACAGAGTACAAATCAAGGCTGGAAGAGAGTGAGGAAAAACTGcgcaggcagcaggaggagaaggacaGCCAGATGAAAAGTATCATCAGCAG ACTTATGGCAGTTGAAGAGGAGCTGAAGAAGGATCATGCAGAGATGCAAGCTGTCATTGATGCAAAGCAGAAAATTATTGATGCACAG GTCATAAATGGGGATGAGATAATTCAAACAG GAGAAGCGGATCGTGTCGCTGGACTCGGCCAACAAGCGGCTGATGGGTGCCCTGACGCAGGTGAAGGAGCGCTACAGCGTGCAAGCGCGCAATGGCATCTCCCCCACCAACCCCACCAAGCTTTCCATCACGGAGAATGGTGA
- the RASAL2 gene encoding ras GTPase-activating protein nGAP isoform X11 has protein sequence MQYTEVPAERSPRRRSISGTSTSEKTNPMDVSNTSPFKVPGFFSKRLKGSIKRTKSQSKLDRNTSFRLPSLRNADDRSRGLPKLKESRSHESLLSPGSAVEALDLGSEEKVVIKPLHSSILGQDFCFEVTYSSGSKCFSCSSAAERDMWMENLRRTVQPNKDNCRRAENVLRLWIIEAKDLVPKKKYFCELCLDDTLFARTTSKVKADNIFWGEHFEFYSLPPLHSITVHIYKDVEKKKKKDKNNYVGLVNIPMASVTSRQFVEKWYPVSTPTPNKGKSGGPSIRIKSRYQTITILPMEQYKEFAEFITSNYTTLCSVLEPVISVRNKEEMACALVHILQSTGRAKDFLTDLVMSEVDRCGEHDVLIFRENTLATKAIEEYLKLVGQKYLHDALGEFIKALYESDENCEVDPSKCLPNELTDHQSNLKMCCELAFCKIINSYCVFPRELKEVFASWKQQCLSRGKQDISERLISASLFLRFLCPAIMSPSLFNLMQEYPDDRTSRTLTLIAKVIQNLANFAKFGTKEEYMAFMNDFLEHEWGGMKRFLLEISNPECVSNMPGFEGYIDLGRELSVLHSLLWEVVSQLDKGENSFLQATVAKLGPLPRILADITKSMTNPTPIQQQLRRFTEHNSSPNVSGSLSSGLQKIFEDPTDGDLHKLKSPTQENIDGYFRGKTLLLVQQASTQSMTYSDKDEKESILPNGRSISLMDLQDTHTTHGDHASIMHDVPLCLAGSQVSVTQVATIKQLWETQSTPQSAPQVRRPLHPALNQQGTLQPLSFQNPVYHLNNPTLPLPKASVDSSLENLSTASSQSQSNSEDLKLSGPSNSSMEDFTKRSTQSEDFSRRHAGADKHVPMALPRQNCSSHAQIRKVDQGGLGARAKAPPSLPHSASLRSTGSMSAMSGAAVAEPLQNGSRSRQQSSSSRESPVPKVRAIQRQQTQQVQSPVDSATMSPVERTAAWVLNNGQYEEVEEDTEQNPDEVKHAEKYEQEIAKLKERLKVSSRRLEEYERRLLVQEQQMQKLLTEYKSRLEESEEKLRRQQEEKDSQMKSIISRLMAVEEELKKDHAEMQAVIDAKQKIIDAQVINGDEIIQTGEADRVAGLGQQAADGCPDAGEGALQRASAQWHLPHQPHQAFHHGEW, from the exons GTCACGTGGATTGCCAAAACTGAAAGAGTCCCGTTCCCATGAGTCTTTACTGAGCCCAGGCAGCGCCGTGGAGGCCCTGGATCTCGGGTCAGAAGAAAAAGTCGTTATCAAACCGCTTCACAGCAGTATCCTTGGACAAGACTTCTGCTTTGAG GTAACCTACTCCAGTGGCAGTAAATGCTTCAGTTGTTCctctgcagcagagagggacatgTGGATGGAAAACCTACGTAGGACAGTGCAGCCAAATAAG GACAATTGCCGTCGAGCTGAAAATGTGCTCCGTCTCTGGATCATTGAGGCGAAGGACCTGGTTCCCAAGAAGAAATACTTCTGTGAGCTGTGCCTTGATGACACTCTCTTTGCCCGCACCACCagcaaagtaaaagcagataACATTTTCTGGGGAGAGCACTTTGAGTTCTACAGTCTCCCACCTCTTCACAGCATTACAGTTCACATCTACAAGGAtgtagagaagaaaaagaaaaaggacaaaaataattACGTGGGCCTGGTCAACATTCCCATGGCCAGTGTAACCAGTCGCCAGTTTGTGGAAAAATGGTACCCAGTCAGCACACCTACACCCAACAAAGGGAAATCAGGGGGACCTTCCATTCGGATAAAGTCCCGTTATCAGACCATCACCATCTTGCCCATGGAGCAATACAAAGAATTTGCAGAGTTTATTACCAGCAACTACACTACCCTGTGCTCTGTGCTGGAACCCGTGATCAGCGTAAGGAATAAGGAAGAGATGGCTTGTGCTTTGGTGCACATTCTTCAGAGCACTGGGAGAGCCAAG GACTTCCTGACGGACTTGGTGATGTCTGAGGTAGATCGTTGTGGGGAGCATGATGTCTTGATCTTCAGGGAGAACACGCTTGCTACCAAAGCTATTGAGGAATACTTAAAGTTGGTAGGACAgaagtatcttcatgatgcacTAG GGGAGTTTATCAAGGCCTTGTATGAGTCAGATGAAAACTGTGAAGTGGATCCCAGCAAATGTTTACCCAATGAATTAACAGATCATCAGAGCAACCTGAAAATGTGTTGTGAGCTGGCCTTCTGCAAGATTATCAATTCTTACTG CGTATTCCCTCGTGAGCTGAAGGAGGTCTTTGCATCTTGGAAGCAGCAGTGCCTGAGCAGGGGCAAGCAGGACATCAGCGAACGCCTGATCAGTGCCTCCCTCTTCCTCCGCTTCCTGTGCCCTGCTATCATGTCCCCCAGCCTCTTCAATCTCATGCAGGAGTACCCTGACGACCGGACATCTCGCACACTCACACTTATTGCCAAAGTCATTCAGAATCTCGCCAATTTTGCTAA GTTTGGTACTAAGGAAGAGTATATGGCTTTCATGAATGACTTTTTGGAACACGAATGGGGAGGAATGAAGCGTTTTCTGCTGGAAATCTCTAATCCAGAATGCGTATCAAACATGCCTGGATTTGAGGGTTACATCGACCTGGGCAGAGAGCTCTCAGTTTTGCATTCGCTCTTATGGGAGGTTGTGTCTCAACTTGATAAG GGTGAAAATTCCTTCCTACAGGCGACCGTGGCAAAACTGGGACCTCTTCCTCGTATCCTTGCTGATATCACCAAATCAATGACCAACCCTACGCCaatacagcagcagctgaggcgTTTCACTGAGCACAACTCTAGTCCAAACGTCAGTGGCAGTCTCTCCTCAGGGCTTCAGAAGATATTTGAGGACCCCACTGATGG TGACTTGCATAAACTGAAGTCTCCAACCCAGGAAAACATAGATGGATACTTTAGGGGCAAGACCTTACTGTTGGTTCAGCAGGCATCCACACAGAGCATGACTTATTCGGATAAGGACGAAAAGGAAAGCATCCTGCCCAATGGACGTAGTATCTCTCTCATGGACCTCCAAGATACTCACACGACTCACGGCGACCATGCTTCTATTATGCACGACGTGCCTTTGTGCTTGGCCGGCAGCCAGGTCTCTGTCACACAGGTGGCAACCATCAAACAGCTGTGGGAAACTCAGAGCACGCCTCAGAGTGCTCCCCAGGTGAGAAGGCCTCTGCACCCGGCTTTGAACCAACAAGGCACCCTCCAGCCTCTGTCATTCCAGAACCCAGTTTACCATCTCAACAACCCGACCCTGCCGCTGCCCAAGGCCTCTGTGGATTCCAGCCTGGAGAACCTGagcactgccagctcccagAGCCAAAGCAACAGCGAAGACTTGAAACTCAGCGGccccagcaacagcagcatggAGGACTTCACCAAGCGCAGCACGCAGAGCGAGGACTTTTCCCGGCGCCACGCCGGAGCAGACAAGCACGTGCCCATGGCGCTGCCCCGCCAGAACTGCAGCAGCCACGCACAGATCCGCAAGGTGGACCAGGGCGGGCTGGGGGCCCGGGCCAAAGCGCCACCGTCGCTGCCGCACAGCGCGTCCCTGCGCAGCACCGGCAGCATGTCCGCCATGTCAGGGGCCGCGGTGGCCGAGCCCCTGCAGAACGGCAGCCGCTCCCGGCAGCAGTCCTCGTCCTCCAGAGAGAGCCCTGTCCCGAAGGTGAGGGCAATCCAGAGGCAGCAGACGCAGCAG GTTCAGTCGCCTGTGGACTCTGCCACCATGTCACCAGTGGAAAGGACAGCTGCGTGGGTTCTCAACAATGGACAGTATGAAGAAGTAGAGGAGGACACAGAGCAGAATCCAGATGAAGTCAAACATGCTGAGAAG TATGAACAAGAGATAGCGAAGCTGAAGGAGCGCCTGAAGGTGTCAAGTCGCCGCCTGGAAGAGTACGAGCGTCGGCTCCTGGTGCAAGAGCAGCAGATGCAGAAACTGCTGACAGAGTACAAATCAAGGCTGGAAGAGAGTGAGGAAAAACTGcgcaggcagcaggaggagaaggacaGCCAGATGAAAAGTATCATCAGCAG ACTTATGGCAGTTGAAGAGGAGCTGAAGAAGGATCATGCAGAGATGCAAGCTGTCATTGATGCAAAGCAGAAAATTATTGATGCACAG GTCATAAATGGGGATGAGATAATTCAAACAG GAGAAGCGGATCGTGTCGCTGGACTCGGCCAACAAGCGGCTGATGGGTGCCCTGACGCAGGTGAAGGAGCGCTACAGCGTGCAAGCGCGCAATGGCATCTCCCCCACCAACCCCACCAAGCTTTCCATCACGGAGAATGGTGA